Proteins encoded by one window of Streptacidiphilus sp. PB12-B1b:
- a CDS encoding SGNH/GDSL hydrolase family protein, with product MTAGSLLVLAPGADAATGGYVALGDSYSAGVGSTSDYLNDCDQSDAAYPALYDQAEAPGSFGFEACTGATAPDIESSQLSALNSGTTVVSLTDGGDDVGFSSVMEDCVLYSQSTCLSDISSAENEATTTLPATLATLYADIRKDAPQAKVVVMGYPELYDLSQSSGCSGLSTKSRTALNGAADTLDSVIKAAVAKDSGFTFADVRGYFSGHEICDSDSWLNSVTWPIDDSYHPTAEGQADAYLPAFEAAL from the coding sequence ATGACCGCCGGCTCCCTGCTGGTCCTCGCCCCCGGCGCTGACGCCGCCACCGGCGGCTACGTCGCCCTCGGCGACTCGTACTCGGCCGGAGTCGGCTCCACCAGCGACTACCTGAACGACTGCGACCAGAGCGACGCCGCCTACCCGGCCCTGTACGACCAGGCCGAGGCCCCCGGCTCGTTCGGCTTCGAGGCATGTACCGGCGCCACCGCCCCCGACATCGAGAGCAGCCAGCTCTCGGCACTGAACTCCGGCACCACGGTCGTCAGCCTCACCGACGGCGGCGACGACGTCGGCTTCTCCAGCGTGATGGAGGACTGCGTCCTGTACTCGCAGAGCACCTGCCTGAGCGACATCTCCAGCGCCGAGAACGAGGCCACCACCACCCTGCCCGCCACCCTGGCCACCCTGTACGCCGACATCCGCAAGGACGCGCCCCAGGCCAAGGTCGTCGTCATGGGCTACCCGGAGCTGTACGACCTCTCCCAGTCCAGCGGCTGCTCCGGCCTGTCGACCAAGTCCCGCACCGCCCTCAACGGCGCGGCGGACACCCTGGACAGCGTCATCAAGGCCGCCGTCGCCAAGGACTCCGGCTTCACCTTCGCCGACGTCCGCGGCTACTTCAGCGGCCACGAGATCTGCGACTCGGACTCCTGGCTGAACTCGGTCACCTGGCCGATCGACGACTCCTACCACCCCACCGCCGAGGGCCAGGCCGACGCCTACCTGCCGGCGTTCGAGGCCGCGCTCTGA
- the ptsP gene encoding phosphoenolpyruvate--protein phosphotransferase, with protein sequence MTETLRGVGVSHGVAIGQVRHMGTAVLEPPARQAPTEGAPREQARAQQAVVAVAADLQARGNLAGGEAQAVLEAQALMALDPELTADVERRITVGSTAERAVYDAFASYRALLANAGEYLAGRVADLDDVRNRIIARLMGVPMPGVPDSDEPYVLVARDLAPADTALLDPSLVLGFVTEEGGPTSHSAILARALGVPAVVALAGAKALAEGVVVAVDGSTGVVTVDPSEEARAELRVIAAERRAVLAASTGPGQTSDGHRVPLLANIGGPGDVQAAVAAGAEGVGLFRTELLFLDDSRQAPSEESQVAAYRAVLEAFPEGRVVVRVLDAGADKPLAFLSPGEEPNPALGVRGLRALLDHPEVLGAQLRALARAAEGLPVYLEVMAPMVADRIDARAFADACRAAGLRAKFGAMVEIPSAALRARSILQEVEFLSLGTNDLAQYTFAADRQVGALARLQDPWQPALLDLVAAAAEAARATGKSCGVCGEAASDPALACVLAGLGVTSLSMGASSIPYVRARLAKHTLAQCERAAAAARAVDTADEARAAAHQVLSGE encoded by the coding sequence ATGACAGAGACGCTGCGCGGCGTGGGTGTGAGCCACGGGGTGGCGATCGGCCAGGTACGGCACATGGGCACGGCGGTGCTGGAGCCCCCGGCGCGGCAGGCGCCGACCGAGGGCGCACCTCGGGAGCAGGCGCGGGCGCAGCAGGCGGTGGTGGCGGTCGCGGCCGACCTCCAGGCCCGGGGCAATCTGGCGGGCGGCGAGGCGCAGGCGGTGTTGGAGGCGCAGGCGCTGATGGCGCTGGACCCGGAGTTGACGGCGGACGTCGAGCGGCGGATCACCGTCGGCAGTACAGCCGAGCGCGCGGTGTACGACGCCTTCGCCTCCTACCGGGCGCTGCTGGCCAACGCGGGCGAGTACCTGGCCGGGCGGGTCGCGGACCTGGACGACGTGCGCAACCGGATCATCGCCCGGCTGATGGGCGTGCCCATGCCCGGCGTCCCGGACAGCGACGAGCCGTATGTGCTGGTCGCCCGGGATCTCGCGCCGGCGGACACGGCGCTGCTTGATCCGTCCCTGGTTCTCGGCTTCGTGACCGAGGAGGGCGGGCCGACCAGCCACAGCGCCATCCTGGCCCGGGCCCTGGGGGTGCCGGCGGTGGTGGCGCTCGCCGGGGCGAAGGCGTTGGCGGAGGGTGTGGTCGTCGCGGTGGACGGCAGCACCGGCGTGGTCACGGTGGACCCGTCCGAGGAGGCGCGGGCGGAGCTGCGGGTGATCGCCGCCGAGCGCCGGGCGGTGCTGGCGGCGTCCACCGGTCCGGGGCAGACCTCGGACGGGCACCGGGTGCCGCTGCTGGCCAACATCGGCGGCCCCGGGGACGTCCAGGCGGCGGTGGCGGCAGGTGCGGAGGGGGTGGGGCTGTTCCGCACCGAGCTGCTGTTCCTGGACGATTCGCGGCAGGCACCGTCCGAGGAATCCCAGGTGGCGGCGTACCGGGCGGTGCTGGAGGCGTTCCCGGAGGGCAGGGTCGTGGTGCGGGTGCTGGACGCGGGCGCGGACAAGCCGTTGGCCTTCCTCTCCCCCGGCGAGGAGCCGAACCCCGCGCTGGGGGTGCGTGGGCTGCGCGCCCTGCTGGACCATCCGGAGGTGCTGGGGGCGCAGTTGCGGGCGCTGGCCCGGGCGGCCGAGGGGCTGCCGGTGTACCTGGAGGTGATGGCGCCGATGGTGGCCGACCGGATCGATGCCCGGGCGTTCGCGGACGCCTGCCGGGCGGCCGGGCTGCGGGCGAAGTTCGGGGCCATGGTGGAGATCCCGTCGGCGGCGCTGCGGGCGCGCTCGATCCTGCAGGAGGTGGAGTTCCTGTCGCTGGGTACCAACGACCTGGCGCAGTACACCTTCGCGGCGGACCGGCAGGTCGGCGCGTTGGCGCGGCTGCAGGACCCGTGGCAGCCGGCCTTGCTGGACCTGGTGGCCGCGGCGGCGGAGGCGGCCCGGGCCACCGGCAAGAGCTGCGGCGTCTGCGGCGAGGCCGCGTCAGATCCGGCGCTGGCCTGTGTGCTGGCGGGCCTGGGGGTGACCAGCCTGTCCATGGGCGCGTCGTCTATCCCGTACGTCCGGGCGCGGCTGGCCAAGCACACGCTGGCGCAGTGCGAGCGGGCGGCGGCGGCCGCGCGGGCCGTAGACACCGCGGACGAGGCGCGCGCCGCCGCGCACCAGGTGCTCTCCGGGGAGTGA
- a CDS encoding PTS glucose transporter subunit IIA — translation MTTVTSPLAGRVVGLGGVPDPVFSGRMVGHGTAIDPVREPVAAVSPVDGVVASMHPHAFVVVDGEGHGVLTHLGIDTVQLNGAGFEVLVRKGDAVTRGQPVVRWNPAEVEAAGRSPICPVVALDAGAEELAEIREGGDVGVGGTLFLWT, via the coding sequence ATGACCACAGTGACCTCCCCCCTGGCCGGACGCGTCGTCGGACTCGGCGGCGTTCCCGACCCCGTCTTCTCGGGGCGGATGGTGGGGCACGGCACCGCGATCGATCCGGTGCGCGAGCCGGTTGCGGCGGTCTCCCCCGTGGACGGGGTGGTCGCGTCGATGCATCCGCATGCGTTTGTCGTGGTGGACGGCGAGGGGCACGGCGTCCTCACCCATCTCGGCATCGACACCGTGCAGCTGAACGGCGCCGGGTTCGAGGTGCTGGTGCGCAAGGGCGACGCCGTGACCCGGGGCCAGCCGGTGGTGCGGTGGAACCCCGCCGAGGTGGAGGCCGCCGGGCGGTCGCCGATCTGCCCGGTGGTGGCCCTGGATGCGGGCGCGGAGGAGTTGGCGGAGATCCGGGAGGGCGGTGACGTCGGCGTCGGCGGCACCCTGTTCCTCTGGACGTGA
- a CDS encoding IclR family transcriptional regulator translates to MPGPIQSLERAAAILRLLAGGERRLGLSEVSASLGLAKGTTHGILRTLQQEGFVEQDQESGKYQLGAELLRLGQSYLDVHELRARALVWADDLARASGETVYLGVLHQHGVLIVHHVFRPDDTRQVLEVGSMHPLHSTALGKVLLAHDPVARGELDENPPESFTAQTLTDLADIDAECALTRERGWSAAVEETWEGTASIGALIQDRRRNPVGAVCVTGPVERVCEAGVVRQDLVVSVREAARAISRDLGASRY, encoded by the coding sequence ATGCCCGGCCCGATCCAGTCGCTTGAGCGCGCGGCGGCCATCCTGCGGCTGCTCGCGGGCGGTGAGCGGCGCCTGGGCCTGTCGGAGGTCTCCGCCTCGCTCGGCCTGGCCAAGGGGACGACCCACGGCATCCTGCGCACCCTCCAGCAGGAGGGCTTCGTCGAGCAGGACCAGGAGAGCGGCAAGTACCAGCTCGGGGCGGAGCTGCTGCGGCTGGGCCAGAGCTACCTCGACGTGCACGAACTGCGGGCGCGCGCCCTGGTGTGGGCGGACGACCTGGCCCGGGCCAGCGGCGAGACGGTCTACCTGGGCGTGCTGCACCAGCACGGGGTGCTGATCGTCCACCACGTCTTCCGGCCCGACGACACCCGCCAGGTGCTGGAGGTCGGCAGCATGCACCCGCTGCACAGCACCGCGCTGGGCAAGGTGCTGCTGGCGCACGACCCGGTGGCCCGGGGCGAGTTGGACGAGAACCCGCCGGAGTCCTTCACCGCGCAGACGCTCACCGACCTCGCCGACATCGACGCCGAGTGCGCGCTGACCCGGGAGCGCGGTTGGAGCGCCGCGGTCGAGGAGACCTGGGAGGGGACGGCGTCGATCGGGGCGCTGATCCAGGACCGCCGGCGCAACCCGGTGGGCGCGGTCTGCGTCACCGGGCCGGTCGAGCGGGTGTGCGAGGCCGGCGTGGTCCGGCAGGACCTGGTGGTCTCGGTCCGCGAGGCCGCGCGGGCCATCTCCCGTGATCTGGGCGCCTCGCGCTACTGA
- the glpK gene encoding glycerol kinase GlpK, with protein MTTTLSNGGQYIAAIDQGTTSSRCIIFGADGRIVAVDQQEHSQIFPQPGWVEHDGAEIWTRVQSVVAGALDKANLTKDDIRAIGITNQRETTILWDKNTGEPVHNAIVWQDTRTEALCKELGRNVGQDRYRRETGLPLASYFAGPKIRWLLDNVEGLRARAEAGDILFGTMDSWVIWNLTGGVNGGHHVTDVTNASRTMLMNLHTLQWDPKILESMQVPAEVLPEIKSSAEVYGHAVGVLEGVPVASALGDQQAALFGQTCFNVGEAKSTYGTGTFLLLNTGEKVINSYHGLVTTVGYRIGDEKPVYALEGSIAVTGSLVQWLRDQLGIISTAAEIETLASTVEDNGGAYIVPAFSGLFAPYWRSDARGVITGLTRYVTKGHLARAVLEATAWQTREVVDAMAKDSGVTLTALKVDGGMTSNNLLMQYIADALDAPVERPFVAETTALGAAYAAGLAVGFWPDLETLRANWHRAAEWTPHMDEATRAREYKNWLKAVERTMGWIEEDEKAVTD; from the coding sequence GTGACCACCACACTGTCCAATGGCGGCCAGTACATCGCCGCGATCGACCAGGGCACCACCTCCAGCCGGTGCATCATCTTCGGCGCCGACGGCCGCATCGTCGCCGTCGACCAGCAGGAGCACAGCCAGATCTTCCCCCAGCCCGGCTGGGTCGAGCACGACGGCGCCGAGATCTGGACCCGGGTCCAGTCCGTCGTCGCCGGAGCGCTGGACAAGGCGAACCTCACCAAGGACGACATCCGCGCCATCGGCATCACCAACCAGCGCGAGACCACGATCCTGTGGGACAAGAACACCGGCGAGCCGGTGCACAACGCCATCGTCTGGCAGGACACCCGCACCGAGGCGCTCTGCAAGGAGCTGGGCCGCAACGTCGGCCAGGACCGCTACCGCCGCGAGACCGGGCTGCCGCTGGCCAGCTACTTCGCCGGGCCGAAGATCCGCTGGCTGCTCGACAACGTCGAGGGGCTGCGGGCCCGCGCCGAGGCCGGGGACATCCTCTTCGGCACCATGGACAGCTGGGTCATCTGGAACCTGACCGGCGGCGTCAACGGCGGCCACCACGTCACCGACGTCACCAACGCCTCGCGCACCATGCTGATGAACCTGCACACGCTGCAGTGGGATCCCAAGATCCTCGAGTCCATGCAGGTGCCGGCCGAGGTGCTGCCGGAGATCAAGTCCTCCGCCGAGGTGTACGGGCACGCCGTCGGCGTGCTGGAGGGCGTGCCGGTGGCGTCCGCGCTGGGCGACCAGCAGGCGGCGCTGTTCGGCCAGACCTGCTTCAACGTCGGCGAGGCCAAGAGCACCTACGGCACCGGCACCTTCCTGCTGCTCAACACCGGCGAGAAGGTCATCAACTCGTACCACGGGCTGGTCACCACCGTCGGCTACCGGATCGGCGACGAGAAGCCGGTCTACGCCCTGGAGGGTTCGATCGCGGTCACCGGCTCGCTGGTGCAGTGGCTGCGCGACCAGCTCGGCATCATCTCCACCGCGGCCGAGATCGAGACCCTGGCCTCGACCGTGGAGGACAACGGCGGCGCGTACATCGTCCCGGCGTTCTCCGGCCTGTTCGCCCCGTACTGGCGCTCCGACGCCCGCGGCGTGATCACCGGGCTCACCCGCTACGTGACCAAGGGCCACCTGGCCCGCGCCGTGCTGGAGGCCACCGCCTGGCAGACCCGCGAGGTCGTCGACGCCATGGCCAAGGACTCCGGCGTCACGCTCACCGCGCTCAAGGTCGACGGCGGCATGACCAGCAACAACCTGCTCATGCAGTACATCGCGGACGCCCTCGACGCCCCGGTCGAGCGCCCGTTCGTCGCCGAGACCACCGCGCTGGGCGCGGCCTACGCGGCCGGCCTGGCCGTCGGCTTCTGGCCCGACCTGGAGACCCTGCGGGCCAACTGGCACCGCGCCGCCGAGTGGACCCCGCACATGGACGAGGCCACCCGCGCCCGCGAGTACAAGAACTGGCTCAAGGCCGTCGAGCGGACCATGGGCTGGATCGAGGAGGACGAGAAGGCCGTCACCGACTGA
- a CDS encoding acetoacetate--CoA ligase yields the protein MSSADQQPAAPPSPLWRPDPARAEATRLARFQRWAVEHHGAPDGDYASLHRWSTEDLDRFWNAVAQWFDVRFSTPPTTALADATMPGAVWFPGARLNYAEHALRHGENPDHAELPAVLHLDETGAEPQILTWAELRRQVGSLAAALRRLGIRPGDRVSAYVPNIPQAAVALLATAAVGAVWTSCAPDFGARSVLDRFQQLEPVLLFAVDGYRYGGKEHNRSAVVAELRRELPSLRHVVHIPLLGTPAPESALAWDALTAGEEQPQFEQVPFDHPLWVLYSSGTTGLPKAIVQGHGGIVVEHLKQAGLQLDLGPEDRFFWYTSTGWMMWNFLLAGLLVGAGIVTYDGSPGYPATDAQWRVAERAGATVFGTSAAYIGACAKAEVHPGRDLDLSRLRAVGTTGSPLPPDGFHWIYDEISPNIWLASVSGGTDLCSCFVGGVPTLPVHLGEIQAPSLGADVQSWDPDGKPLTDQVGELVCTKPIPSMPLGFWNDPDGARYRESYFDTYPGVWRHGDWITITSRGTVVIHGRSDSTLNRQGVRMGSADIYEVVERLPQIRESLVIGLEQPDGGYWMPLFVVLADGAELDDALLAAIRTALREQLSPRHVPDEVIAVRALPHTLTGKRLEVPVKRILSGTPLAQAVNPGSLDNPAALDPFVDLAARRRT from the coding sequence ATGAGCAGCGCCGACCAGCAGCCCGCCGCCCCGCCGTCGCCCCTGTGGCGGCCCGACCCGGCCCGGGCCGAGGCCACCCGGCTGGCCCGGTTCCAGCGCTGGGCGGTCGAGCACCACGGCGCCCCCGACGGCGACTACGCCTCCCTGCACCGGTGGTCCACCGAGGACCTCGACCGGTTCTGGAACGCCGTCGCCCAGTGGTTCGACGTCCGCTTCTCCACCCCGCCGACCACCGCCCTGGCCGACGCCACCATGCCCGGCGCGGTCTGGTTCCCCGGCGCCCGCCTCAACTACGCCGAACACGCCCTGCGCCACGGCGAGAACCCCGACCACGCCGAGCTGCCCGCCGTCCTGCACCTGGACGAGACCGGCGCCGAACCGCAGATCCTCACCTGGGCCGAGCTGCGCCGCCAGGTCGGCTCGCTCGCCGCCGCACTGCGCCGCCTCGGCATCCGCCCCGGCGACCGGGTCAGCGCCTACGTGCCCAACATCCCGCAGGCCGCCGTCGCCCTGCTCGCCACCGCCGCCGTCGGCGCCGTCTGGACCTCCTGCGCCCCCGACTTCGGCGCCCGCAGCGTCCTCGACCGGTTCCAGCAGCTCGAACCCGTCCTGCTGTTCGCCGTCGACGGCTACCGCTACGGCGGCAAGGAGCACAACCGCAGCGCCGTCGTCGCCGAGCTGCGCCGCGAACTGCCCTCGCTGCGCCACGTCGTCCACATCCCGCTGCTCGGCACCCCCGCCCCCGAATCCGCCCTGGCCTGGGACGCGCTGACCGCGGGCGAGGAGCAGCCGCAGTTCGAACAGGTGCCGTTCGACCACCCGCTCTGGGTGCTGTACTCCTCCGGCACCACCGGCCTGCCCAAGGCCATCGTCCAGGGCCACGGCGGCATCGTGGTCGAACACCTGAAGCAGGCCGGACTCCAGCTCGACCTCGGCCCGGAGGACCGCTTCTTCTGGTACACCTCCACCGGCTGGATGATGTGGAACTTCCTGCTGGCGGGCCTGCTGGTCGGGGCCGGCATCGTCACCTACGACGGCAGCCCGGGCTACCCCGCCACCGACGCCCAGTGGCGCGTCGCCGAACGCGCCGGGGCTACCGTCTTCGGCACCTCCGCTGCCTACATCGGCGCTTGTGCCAAGGCCGAGGTCCACCCCGGACGCGACCTCGACCTCTCCCGGCTGCGCGCCGTCGGCACCACCGGATCGCCGCTGCCGCCCGACGGCTTCCACTGGATCTACGACGAGATCAGCCCGAACATCTGGCTCGCCTCGGTGAGCGGCGGGACCGACCTGTGCAGCTGCTTCGTCGGCGGCGTGCCCACCCTGCCGGTCCACCTCGGCGAGATCCAGGCCCCCAGCCTGGGCGCGGACGTCCAGTCCTGGGATCCGGACGGCAAGCCGCTGACCGACCAGGTCGGCGAACTCGTCTGCACCAAGCCCATCCCCTCCATGCCGCTCGGTTTTTGGAACGACCCCGACGGCGCGCGCTACCGCGAGAGCTACTTCGACACCTACCCGGGCGTGTGGCGGCACGGCGACTGGATCACCATCACCTCGCGCGGCACGGTCGTCATCCACGGCCGCTCCGACTCCACCCTGAACCGCCAGGGCGTCCGGATGGGCTCCGCCGACATCTACGAGGTCGTGGAACGCCTGCCGCAGATCCGCGAATCCCTGGTCATCGGCCTGGAACAGCCGGACGGCGGCTACTGGATGCCGCTGTTCGTCGTCCTCGCCGACGGCGCCGAGCTGGACGACGCACTGCTCGCGGCCATCCGCACCGCCCTGCGCGAGCAGCTCTCGCCACGGCACGTCCCCGACGAGGTCATCGCCGTCCGCGCGCTGCCGCACACCCTCACCGGCAAGCGGCTGGAGGTCCCGGTCAAGCGCATCCTCTCCGGCACCCCGCTCGCCCAGGCCGTCAACCCCGGCTCGCTGGACAACCCCGCGGCGCTCGACCCCTTCGTCGACCTCGCCGCCCGGCGCCGGACCTGA
- a CDS encoding NUDIX domain-containing protein: protein MAPQPDAPPVRPDERDWLAAYDPRAYPPIAVCVDIVALTMRHGRLHVLLVHRAAPPYRGSPALPGGFVRAGEEDLGQAAARELAEETGVDPTELHRVHLEQLGSYGSPARDPRMHVVSVAYLAFAPDLPDPRAGGDAASAAWTPVAGPRGGGSGDRAPLHLPGSPPGALPDALAFDHAAILADALDRARAKVEYTPLATAFLEPEFTIPELRAVYEEIWGEPLHAGNFHRKVLSVPGFVVATGRTTTRGGPRGGPRARLYRAGAARTLHPALLRPGTPDDLPDEPPPLD, encoded by the coding sequence ATGGCACCGCAGCCCGACGCCCCGCCCGTCCGCCCGGACGAACGGGACTGGCTCGCGGCCTACGACCCCCGCGCCTACCCGCCGATCGCCGTCTGCGTGGACATCGTCGCCCTGACCATGCGCCACGGCAGGCTGCACGTCCTGCTGGTCCACCGGGCCGCGCCGCCCTACCGCGGCTCGCCCGCCCTCCCCGGCGGCTTCGTCCGCGCCGGCGAGGAGGACCTCGGCCAGGCCGCGGCCAGGGAGCTGGCCGAGGAGACCGGCGTGGACCCGACCGAGCTGCACCGGGTCCACCTGGAACAGCTCGGCAGCTACGGGTCACCGGCGCGCGACCCCCGGATGCACGTGGTCTCCGTCGCCTACCTCGCCTTCGCGCCCGACCTGCCCGACCCGCGGGCCGGGGGCGACGCTGCCTCGGCAGCCTGGACTCCGGTCGCCGGACCTCGCGGGGGTGGGTCCGGCGACCGGGCACCGCTCCACCTGCCCGGCAGCCCGCCCGGCGCGCTGCCCGACGCCCTGGCCTTCGACCATGCGGCGATCCTCGCGGACGCCCTCGACCGGGCCCGGGCCAAGGTCGAGTACACCCCCCTCGCCACCGCCTTCCTCGAACCCGAGTTCACCATCCCGGAACTCCGCGCCGTCTACGAGGAGATCTGGGGCGAACCGCTGCACGCCGGCAACTTCCACCGCAAGGTGCTCTCCGTCCCCGGCTTCGTCGTCGCCACCGGACGCACCACCACCCGCGGCGGCCCCCGCGGCGGCCCCCGCGCCCGGCTCTACCGCGCCGGCGCCGCACGCACCCTGCACCCCGCTCTGCTCCGCCCCGGCACCCCCGACGACCTGCCGGACGAGCCGCCGCCCCTGGATTAA
- a CDS encoding glycerol-3-phosphate dehydrogenase/oxidase has product MNTIPTLGANHTASRAQSRQLLSSATYDLLVIGGGILGTAVAWTAAQSGLRVAMVDAGDFAGATSSASSKLVHGGLRYLQTGAVKLVAENHKERRALATDVAPHLVNPLTFFVPVYKGGPHGATKLGAGVFLYSALSAFRDGMGRVSTAAHAAQQVPALRTEGLRSVAVYGDHQMNDSRVAVMTVRAAVDSGAVVLNHAEVTGLRFTGNRVTGADLRDRLDGTEFGVNARLVLNATGPWVDHLRQMEDPGAAPSIRLSKGAHVVLKRRAPWRAALTIPIDKYRVSFAIPWEDHVLFGTTDEEYTGDPADVRATPADIDQILGEAGHAVRDEHLDRDLVTYSFAGLRVLPGGPGETAAAKRETVVTEGRGGMLSVAGGKWTTYRHIGRVVLEKLANVPGTGLADDISVIPRTVPLPGVASPNAVAHRLLVDREPGARMDPLVARNLATHYGTLSFEIAQLIDDNPDLGRPIHKDGPDVWAQVAYAASREWAQTADDVLRRRTTMVVRGLDTPEVRAEVDSYLAAHREV; this is encoded by the coding sequence ATGAACACCATCCCGACCCTGGGCGCCAACCACACCGCGAGCCGCGCGCAGTCCCGGCAGCTGCTGAGCAGCGCCACCTACGACCTGCTGGTGATCGGCGGCGGCATCCTCGGTACCGCGGTCGCCTGGACCGCCGCCCAGTCCGGGCTGCGCGTCGCCATGGTCGACGCCGGGGACTTCGCCGGAGCGACCTCCAGCGCCTCGTCCAAGCTCGTCCACGGCGGGCTGCGCTACCTGCAGACCGGCGCGGTGAAGCTGGTCGCGGAGAACCACAAGGAGCGCCGGGCGCTGGCCACCGACGTCGCGCCGCACCTGGTGAACCCGCTGACCTTCTTCGTGCCCGTCTACAAGGGCGGCCCGCACGGCGCCACCAAGCTCGGCGCGGGAGTGTTCCTGTACTCGGCGCTGTCCGCCTTCCGCGACGGGATGGGCCGGGTGTCCACCGCCGCGCACGCCGCGCAGCAGGTGCCCGCGCTGCGCACCGAGGGCCTGCGCTCGGTCGCGGTCTACGGCGACCACCAGATGAACGACTCGCGGGTCGCGGTGATGACCGTGCGCGCCGCGGTGGACTCGGGCGCGGTGGTGCTCAACCACGCCGAGGTCACCGGCCTGCGCTTCACCGGCAACCGGGTGACCGGCGCGGACCTGCGGGACCGGCTGGACGGGACGGAGTTCGGGGTGAACGCCCGACTGGTGCTGAACGCCACCGGCCCGTGGGTGGACCATCTGCGGCAGATGGAGGACCCGGGCGCGGCCCCGAGCATCCGGCTCTCCAAGGGCGCGCACGTCGTGCTCAAGCGCCGGGCGCCGTGGCGGGCCGCGCTGACCATCCCGATCGACAAGTACCGGGTTTCCTTCGCCATACCGTGGGAGGACCACGTCCTGTTCGGGACCACCGACGAGGAGTACACCGGCGATCCGGCGGACGTCCGGGCGACCCCGGCCGACATCGACCAGATCCTCGGCGAGGCCGGCCACGCCGTGCGCGACGAGCACCTGGACCGGGATCTGGTCACCTACTCCTTCGCGGGCCTGCGGGTGCTGCCCGGCGGCCCCGGCGAGACCGCGGCGGCCAAGCGCGAGACGGTGGTGACCGAGGGCCGGGGCGGGATGCTGTCGGTGGCCGGCGGCAAGTGGACGACCTACCGCCACATCGGCCGGGTGGTGCTGGAGAAGCTGGCCAACGTGCCCGGCACCGGGCTGGCCGACGACATCTCGGTGATCCCGCGGACGGTGCCGCTGCCCGGCGTCGCCAGTCCCAACGCGGTGGCGCACCGGCTGCTGGTGGACCGCGAGCCGGGGGCCCGGATGGACCCGCTGGTGGCCCGCAACCTGGCCACCCACTACGGCACGCTGTCCTTCGAGATCGCCCAGCTGATCGACGACAACCCCGACCTCGGCCGGCCGATCCACAAGGACGGCCCGGACGTCTGGGCGCAGGTCGCCTACGCGGCCTCGCGGGAGTGGGCGCAGACTGCGGACGACGTGCTGCGGCGGCGTACCACCATGGTGGTGCGCGGCCTGGACACCCCCGAGGTGCGCGCCGAGGTCGACTCCTACCTGGCGGCGCACCGGGAGGTGTGA
- a CDS encoding MIP/aquaporin family protein, with protein MSNLHIFFGEVLGTALLILLGGGVCAAVTLKKSKAYGAGWTAIAFGWGFAVMIAAYVSNSLSGAQLNPAVTVAVAVKTGHWGHVPLYFAGQMLGAMIGAFLVWLTYLGQFQANDEPTLGIFATGPEIDHPVQNLVTEIIGTFVLCILILANGLNAQLALSGTGILIVAFTVVGIGYSLGGPTGYAINPARDLGPRIVHALLPIPNKGGSNWRYAWIPVVGPLVGAALAGLLYKALF; from the coding sequence GTGTCGAACCTCCACATCTTCTTTGGCGAAGTACTGGGAACGGCACTGCTGATCCTGCTGGGCGGCGGCGTGTGCGCCGCCGTCACCCTCAAGAAGTCGAAGGCCTACGGCGCGGGCTGGACGGCCATCGCCTTCGGCTGGGGATTCGCCGTCATGATCGCGGCGTACGTGTCCAACTCCCTCTCCGGGGCGCAGCTCAACCCGGCGGTCACCGTCGCCGTGGCGGTCAAGACCGGCCACTGGGGGCATGTGCCGCTCTACTTCGCCGGGCAGATGCTCGGCGCCATGATCGGCGCCTTCCTGGTCTGGCTGACCTACCTGGGCCAGTTCCAGGCCAACGACGAGCCCACCCTCGGCATCTTCGCCACCGGCCCGGAGATCGACCACCCGGTGCAGAACCTGGTCACCGAGATCATCGGCACCTTCGTGCTGTGCATCCTGATCCTGGCCAACGGGCTGAACGCGCAGCTGGCGCTCTCCGGCACGGGCATCCTGATCGTCGCCTTCACCGTCGTCGGCATCGGCTACTCGCTCGGCGGACCGACCGGCTACGCCATCAACCCGGCCCGCGACCTGGGCCCGCGCATCGTCCACGCGCTGCTGCCGATACCCAACAAGGGCGGCTCCAACTGGCGCTACGCCTGGATCCCGGTGGTCGGCCCGCTGGTCGGCGCAGCCCTGGCCGGACTGCTCTACAAGGCTCTCTTCTAG